A DNA window from Desulfurellaceae bacterium contains the following coding sequences:
- the dprA gene encoding DNA-processing protein DprA encodes MDQNTGHDAGPSRVSVQPTQWREWLALRSVRGVGNVTYRMLLERFASPQAIFAASVAGLTEAGVQSAVARAIVGFDEWSAVDTELERIAEAGVRVVTRADTEYPVNLTHVHDPPPFVYVRGSLAPQDQSAIAIVGARSASAYGREVARQLARDLAHRQVTVVSGLARGIDAEAHRAALEAGGRTIAVLGSGLDVIYPPEHRRLAHDMAQHGAVMSEFALGSRPEAGHFPYRNRVISGLSLGTVVVEATEKSGSLITARCALEQNREVFAVPGQITASRSRGPHELIKQGAKLVHNVEDILSEIAAAVTFQAEPQDGAESGLEPAGGGTLEPDEERLVKLFDGEPLHVDVLIARSGLGPARVLEVLLGLELKGMVTQLPGTHFIRA; translated from the coding sequence TTGGACCAGAACACAGGACACGATGCCGGCCCGAGTCGGGTCAGCGTACAGCCGACGCAGTGGCGCGAATGGCTGGCCCTGCGTTCGGTGCGTGGGGTGGGCAATGTCACCTACCGGATGCTGCTCGAGCGTTTTGCGTCGCCACAGGCCATTTTCGCCGCCTCTGTGGCGGGGCTGACAGAGGCCGGAGTCCAGTCGGCCGTGGCTCGCGCCATTGTCGGTTTTGATGAATGGTCGGCGGTTGACACCGAGTTGGAGCGGATCGCCGAGGCTGGGGTACGTGTGGTGACCCGGGCCGATACGGAATATCCGGTGAATCTCACTCATGTGCATGATCCGCCGCCCTTTGTGTATGTCCGGGGCAGCTTGGCGCCGCAGGACCAGAGCGCCATCGCCATTGTCGGCGCGCGGTCTGCCAGCGCCTACGGGCGAGAGGTGGCCAGACAGTTGGCCCGCGATCTGGCCCACCGACAGGTGACGGTGGTCAGTGGGCTGGCCCGGGGGATTGACGCCGAGGCGCACCGGGCGGCGCTGGAAGCCGGGGGGCGCACAATTGCCGTGCTGGGTTCAGGACTCGACGTGATTTACCCGCCCGAGCATCGACGCTTGGCCCACGACATGGCCCAGCACGGGGCGGTGATGTCGGAATTCGCCCTGGGCAGCCGACCCGAAGCCGGCCATTTTCCCTACCGTAACCGGGTGATCAGCGGCCTGAGCCTGGGAACGGTGGTGGTTGAGGCGACCGAAAAGAGTGGCTCTCTGATAACCGCCCGGTGTGCCCTGGAGCAAAACCGGGAAGTGTTTGCCGTTCCGGGTCAGATCACCGCCAGCCGCAGCCGGGGACCGCACGAGTTGATCAAACAGGGGGCCAAACTGGTGCATAATGTCGAGGATATCCTGAGCGAAATTGCTGCGGCGGTCACGTTTCAAGCCGAACCGCAAGACGGGGCGGAGTCCGGCCTTGAGCCAGCCGGGGGTGGCACCCTTGAGCCGGACGAGGAGCGGCTGGTGAAGCTGTTTGACGGGGAGCCCTTGCATGTTGATGTGTTGATTGCCAGAAGTGGACTTGGGCCGGCCCGCGTACTTGAGGTATTATTGGGGCTGGAACTCAAAGGGATGGTCACCCAACTGCCCGGCACCCATTTTATCCGGGCATGA
- the topA gene encoding type I DNA topoisomerase: MAKNLVIVESPAKARTIGKYLGRDYQVKASVGHIMDLPKSKLGVDVDNGFAAQYQVIHGKAKVVEELRKAAKGKQRIFLASDPDREGEAIAWHIAEKIGGKNGLKETKVYRILLNEITQQAVKDALNNPKELNRERYNAQIARRVLDRLVGYKISPILWQKVRRGLSAGRVQSVAVRIISEREQEIRAFEPVEYWSIRAGLEGQLPPQFEARLAKVGDLRVDTTAKQTLDADGLPTGVGDQEENATSVRIGSQEAAQAVLKRIDGAEWQVSSVTKRDRRRKPAPPFITSRLQQEASRKLRFAPSRTMGIAQRLYMGVKLGTEGEVGLITYMRTDSPRISPQMTAAAREYLTASYGARYVPERPNSYRSAKSAQEAHEAIRPTSLEHTPESVAPYLKPEELRLYTLIWNRFLASQMAPAEFEQTSVDIAANDCVFRATGQVMRFDGFLRVYAEGTDDKTKADEDEEKQLPRLTEGEILTLLNVTPNQHFTQPPPRFTQATLIKELEEDGIGRPSTYASIMSTILNKEYVSEDEQRRLRPTDLGMLVTELLVESFPGILNAEFTAGMEQILDNIEEGNEHWQQAIDRFYQPFSASLERAEKEMRDVKGTGTPTDLACNECADGKLVIKWGRNGEFLACTNYPDCTATQNFSRDEQGRIVPQDTAETQTDETCEECGRPMQVRFGRYGKFLGCSGYPECKTIKKPGRAAAVSLGIACPDCHQGELQQKQSRRGKTFYSCNRYPKCKFALWDRPVSTPCPQCQAPFVLEKTTKRAGTVRRCFRDECDYTAPLGQELPTVEPPVKQVAG, from the coding sequence ATGGCAAAAAATCTGGTGATTGTGGAATCTCCGGCCAAGGCCAGGACGATCGGGAAATACCTGGGACGTGACTACCAGGTCAAGGCCTCGGTTGGGCATATCATGGACTTGCCCAAGAGCAAGCTGGGGGTGGATGTGGACAACGGCTTTGCCGCCCAATACCAGGTCATTCACGGCAAGGCCAAGGTGGTTGAGGAGCTGCGCAAGGCGGCCAAGGGCAAACAGCGCATCTTCCTCGCTTCTGACCCGGACCGTGAAGGCGAGGCCATCGCCTGGCATATTGCCGAAAAAATAGGCGGCAAAAACGGCCTGAAAGAGACCAAAGTCTACCGCATCCTACTCAACGAAATCACCCAACAGGCGGTCAAAGACGCGCTGAACAATCCCAAGGAACTCAACCGCGAACGCTACAACGCCCAGATCGCGCGCCGGGTTCTGGATCGTCTGGTCGGGTATAAGATCAGCCCGATTCTGTGGCAAAAAGTCCGCCGGGGACTGTCGGCCGGGCGTGTCCAGTCGGTGGCGGTGCGGATCATCAGCGAGCGCGAGCAAGAGATTCGGGCCTTTGAGCCGGTCGAATACTGGTCAATTCGGGCCGGTCTTGAAGGCCAGCTGCCGCCGCAGTTCGAGGCCCGGCTGGCCAAGGTCGGCGATCTGCGGGTGGACACGACTGCCAAACAGACGCTCGATGCCGACGGACTGCCGACCGGGGTTGGCGATCAGGAGGAGAACGCCACCAGTGTCCGGATTGGCAGCCAAGAGGCAGCCCAGGCAGTGCTGAAGCGAATCGACGGGGCCGAGTGGCAGGTCAGCAGTGTGACCAAGCGTGATCGACGCCGCAAGCCAGCCCCGCCGTTCATCACCTCGCGCCTCCAGCAAGAGGCATCCCGCAAGCTGCGTTTTGCTCCCAGTCGGACTATGGGCATCGCCCAGCGCCTGTACATGGGGGTGAAACTTGGTACTGAGGGAGAGGTGGGACTGATTACCTATATGCGGACGGATTCGCCGCGCATCTCGCCCCAGATGACGGCGGCCGCGCGGGAGTATCTGACCGCGAGTTATGGCGCCCGGTATGTCCCCGAACGACCGAACAGCTACCGCTCGGCAAAGAGCGCCCAGGAAGCCCATGAGGCAATTCGTCCGACCTCCTTGGAACACACCCCGGAGTCGGTCGCCCCGTATCTCAAACCAGAAGAACTCAGGCTCTATACCTTGATCTGGAACCGGTTTCTGGCCAGCCAGATGGCTCCGGCCGAGTTTGAGCAGACCAGCGTCGATATTGCGGCCAATGACTGTGTGTTTCGAGCCACCGGCCAAGTCATGCGCTTCGATGGATTTCTGCGTGTCTATGCGGAAGGGACAGACGATAAAACCAAGGCCGATGAGGACGAAGAGAAGCAGCTGCCGCGGCTGACTGAGGGGGAAATCCTGACCCTGCTGAACGTGACGCCTAACCAGCACTTCACCCAGCCACCCCCCCGCTTTACCCAGGCCACGCTGATCAAGGAGCTGGAAGAGGACGGGATTGGTCGTCCGTCAACCTACGCGTCAATCATGAGCACGATTCTCAACAAAGAGTACGTCTCTGAAGACGAGCAACGGCGTTTGCGGCCGACCGACCTCGGCATGCTGGTCACCGAACTCCTGGTCGAGTCCTTCCCGGGTATTCTGAACGCCGAGTTCACCGCCGGGATGGAACAAATCCTCGACAACATCGAAGAGGGGAACGAGCATTGGCAGCAGGCCATTGATCGTTTCTACCAGCCCTTTTCGGCCAGCCTCGAACGGGCCGAAAAAGAGATGCGGGATGTCAAAGGCACGGGCACCCCGACCGACCTCGCCTGCAACGAATGCGCCGACGGCAAGCTGGTCATCAAGTGGGGCCGCAACGGCGAGTTCCTGGCCTGTACCAACTACCCCGACTGCACCGCCACCCAGAATTTCAGCCGCGACGAACAGGGCCGCATCGTGCCCCAAGACACGGCCGAAACCCAGACCGATGAAACCTGCGAGGAGTGTGGCCGGCCCATGCAGGTCCGCTTTGGACGGTATGGCAAGTTTCTGGGCTGTTCAGGCTACCCGGAGTGCAAAACGATCAAAAAGCCGGGCCGGGCCGCAGCCGTCTCCCTGGGCATCGCCTGCCCGGACTGCCACCAGGGCGAGCTGCAACAGAAGCAGTCCCGGCGCGGCAAGACCTTCTACAGCTGCAACCGCTACCCCAAGTGCAAGTTTGCCCTGTGGGACAGACCCGTGTCCACGCCCTGCCCGCAGTGCCAGGCGCCCTTTGTGCTTGAAAAAACAACCAAGCGGGCCGGCACGGTTCGGCGCTGTTTTCGTGATGAGTGCGACTATACCGCACCGCTGGGGCAGGAACTGCCCACAGTCGAGCCGCCGGTCAAGCAGGTGGCCGGCTGA
- the trmFO gene encoding methylenetetrahydrofolate--tRNA-(uracil(54)-C(5))-methyltransferase (FADH(2)-oxidizing) TrmFO: protein MQTITVIGGGLAGSEAAWQIAQSGLAVRLYEMRPVRPTAAHHTDGFAELVCSNSLRSASLTTAVGLLKQEMRHLGSLIMRAADASRVPAGQALAVDREVFSRTVGQTLSGHPLIEIRRQEVDRLPSGVTVVATGPLTSSALSARLQALLGRDYLYFYDAISPIIQADSINRTVVFRASRYDRGGDDYLNCPLSRDEYERLVDDIVAARKVETKEFERAVYFEGCLPIEEMARRGRDTLAFGPLKPVGLSDPRTGSRPYAVVQLRQDDRAGSLWGMVGFQTKMSYPEQRRVFRTIPGLEAAEFVRLGSLHRNTFIDSPRLLKPTLQFRDRADLFFAGQMVGVEGYLESAAAGLLAGLNAARYARQAPLLVAPAATALGSLFTYVTSSERREFQPMNTNYGLFPPLSRRLRGREKKAALAQRALHDLAAWQTAHHLPDAAPESVPRTSPVGTA from the coding sequence ATGCAAACCATCACAGTCATTGGCGGTGGGCTGGCCGGCAGCGAAGCCGCGTGGCAAATCGCCCAATCCGGCCTGGCCGTGCGTTTGTACGAAATGCGGCCGGTGCGGCCGACCGCCGCCCACCACACGGACGGCTTTGCCGAGCTGGTGTGTTCCAACTCTCTGCGCAGCGCGTCGCTGACAACCGCAGTCGGACTGCTCAAACAGGAAATGCGCCACCTGGGCTCCTTGATTATGCGCGCGGCGGATGCCTCGCGGGTTCCCGCCGGCCAGGCCCTGGCCGTGGATCGGGAGGTGTTTTCGCGCACGGTGGGTCAGACGCTGAGCGGTCATCCGCTGATCGAGATCCGGCGCCAAGAGGTTGACCGCCTGCCGAGCGGCGTCACAGTCGTGGCCACCGGTCCCCTGACTTCGTCCGCCCTGTCGGCCCGCCTGCAGGCCCTGCTTGGTCGGGACTATCTGTATTTTTACGATGCCATCTCTCCCATCATTCAGGCCGACTCCATCAATCGGACGGTTGTGTTTCGGGCGTCTCGCTATGATCGTGGCGGTGACGACTATCTGAACTGCCCGCTCAGCCGGGACGAGTATGAGCGGCTCGTTGACGACATTGTGGCGGCCCGCAAGGTCGAGACCAAAGAGTTTGAGCGGGCGGTGTATTTTGAGGGCTGCCTGCCGATCGAGGAAATGGCCCGACGCGGCAGAGACACCCTGGCCTTTGGACCGCTGAAGCCGGTCGGCCTGAGCGACCCGCGCACGGGCAGTCGCCCCTATGCGGTTGTCCAGCTGCGCCAGGACGATCGAGCCGGCAGCCTGTGGGGTATGGTCGGCTTTCAGACCAAGATGAGCTACCCGGAACAGCGCCGGGTGTTTCGGACCATCCCGGGTCTGGAGGCGGCCGAGTTTGTGCGTCTCGGCAGCCTGCACCGCAACACCTTTATCGACTCCCCCCGACTGCTGAAACCGACCCTGCAGTTTCGGGACCGCGCCGACCTGTTCTTTGCCGGCCAGATGGTCGGGGTAGAGGGCTATCTGGAGTCGGCCGCAGCCGGGCTGCTGGCGGGTCTGAACGCCGCCCGCTACGCCCGACAGGCACCGCTCCTGGTCGCCCCGGCGGCGACCGCCCTGGGCTCCCTGTTCACCTATGTCACCAGCAGCGAACGCCGCGAGTTTCAGCCCATGAACACCAACTACGGCCTGTTTCCCCCCCTCTCGCGGCGCTTGCGGGGACGCGAAAAAAAGGCCGCCCTGGCCCAGCGGGCGCTGCACGACCTGGCCGCCTGGCAGACCGCCCATCACCTACCCGACGCGGCACCGGAGTCGGTCCCTCGCACCTCCCCTGTCGGAACCGCCTGA
- a CDS encoding NYN domain-containing protein, which yields MLKIMLFIDGTWLYSNTPRLADSYGKGDFQLDFGRLPQVLAEELRSQLNELDVHVVRTYLFGSYAANYDPQDHEVVQRRLDFFFRLKEEYHYELETFPINFRGRRLRRVDRDPSDPFEPKEKCVDISLATAILYYAAMPNAYDIAVAVVGDQDFKPVLQHVRRLGKQVALVSIQGSCAPEFADPRDEAGVKDFDIIWLDDLLHRLELKYERHQLDCQSPGHVGDRRVWTTFHPRKGQKFFCDACREVFAQQRQELQHEYLSGNDAAGGAGAQVELGAALRGLVKKKVAERGFGFIQGADGQDYFFHCTDIEPGFAFETLDEGRAVDFVVKKVPEFERAGAAQNVLPVTEAGAAGVSDTES from the coding sequence ATGCTCAAAATAATGCTGTTCATTGATGGGACGTGGCTGTACTCGAACACGCCCCGTCTGGCCGATTCGTATGGCAAGGGCGACTTTCAACTCGACTTTGGCCGCCTGCCCCAGGTTTTGGCCGAGGAGCTCCGGAGTCAGCTGAACGAGCTCGACGTCCATGTTGTCCGCACCTACCTGTTCGGCAGCTATGCCGCCAACTATGACCCGCAGGACCACGAGGTCGTCCAGCGACGGCTCGATTTCTTCTTTCGGCTCAAAGAAGAGTACCACTATGAGCTGGAGACCTTTCCGATCAACTTTCGCGGCCGGCGCCTGCGCCGGGTTGATCGCGACCCCAGCGACCCGTTCGAACCCAAAGAAAAATGTGTGGATATTTCCCTGGCCACCGCCATCCTGTACTACGCCGCGATGCCCAACGCCTACGATATTGCCGTGGCCGTGGTTGGCGATCAGGATTTCAAACCGGTCTTGCAGCACGTCCGACGGCTGGGCAAACAGGTAGCGCTGGTCAGTATCCAGGGCAGCTGCGCGCCGGAGTTTGCCGACCCTCGGGACGAGGCTGGGGTCAAGGATTTTGATATCATCTGGCTGGACGACCTCCTCCACCGTCTGGAACTCAAATACGAACGCCACCAGCTCGACTGCCAGTCGCCCGGCCATGTCGGCGACCGCCGGGTGTGGACGACCTTCCATCCGCGTAAAGGCCAGAAATTCTTCTGCGATGCGTGTCGGGAAGTGTTTGCCCAGCAACGGCAGGAACTCCAACACGAGTATCTGAGCGGCAACGACGCAGCGGGCGGGGCCGGTGCTCAGGTCGAGCTCGGAGCCGCGCTCAGAGGTCTGGTCAAGAAAAAGGTCGCCGAGCGCGGTTTCGGCTTTATCCAGGGCGCCGACGGACAGGACTACTTCTTTCACTGTACCGATATCGAGCCGGGGTTCGCCTTTGAAACCCTCGACGAGGGCAGAGCGGTCGACTTTGTGGTCAAGAAGGTGCCCGAGTTCGAGCGGGCCGGAGCAGCCCAAAACGTGCTGCCCGTGACCGAGGCGGGCGCGGCCGGCGTGTCGGACACGGAATCCTAG
- a CDS encoding DUF4292 domain-containing protein yields MAESARSFGSIRPVCVLLACVLGACGGVRPPPSLSPPPPSSPPSVSRVQVLLGQLHDRRQALVRVRGLARVSYTGPHGKGTARQAIAIAVPDRFRFELFSALGLAALTSCNGQRLAAYFPHDKVVYRGQADPLTIARFTQVLLSAREVVNLLRGVPALPPPEAAWAESFDRQSGWHRLELSVAEVEAHRVWFEPSTSVLRRWERLTPQGQLVSRVDFGRYQTVQRQAFPFEISLSDVSGRQQVTVVYEQVELDPALSDELFSLGPIPGVQEVWIDPGNVEPRQGRIDGR; encoded by the coding sequence ATGGCCGAGTCAGCCCGGTCTTTCGGATCGATCCGGCCGGTCTGTGTGTTACTGGCGTGTGTGCTGGGCGCCTGCGGTGGTGTCCGCCCGCCGCCGTCGCTGTCTCCGCCGCCGCCATCCTCTCCCCCCTCCGTTTCCAGGGTTCAGGTCCTACTCGGCCAGCTGCACGACCGGCGCCAGGCGCTCGTGCGCGTCCGCGGCTTGGCCCGGGTCAGCTATACCGGCCCGCACGGAAAAGGCACGGCCAGGCAGGCGATTGCGATTGCCGTGCCGGACCGGTTCCGGTTCGAGCTTTTCTCCGCGCTCGGCCTGGCCGCCCTCACCAGCTGTAACGGTCAGCGTCTGGCCGCCTATTTCCCGCACGACAAGGTGGTCTACCGGGGGCAGGCAGACCCGCTCACGATTGCCCGTTTTACCCAGGTCTTGCTGTCGGCCCGCGAGGTGGTCAATCTGTTGCGCGGTGTCCCCGCCCTGCCCCCGCCCGAGGCCGCCTGGGCGGAGTCTTTCGACCGGCAGTCCGGCTGGCATCGCCTGGAGCTGAGCGTGGCCGAGGTCGAGGCCCACCGGGTGTGGTTTGAGCCCAGCACGTCCGTCCTGCGGCGCTGGGAAAGACTCACGCCGCAGGGCCAACTCGTCAGCCGGGTTGACTTCGGTCGCTATCAGACGGTTCAGCGCCAGGCGTTTCCGTTCGAGATCAGCCTGTCCGATGTGTCCGGACGGCAGCAGGTGACAGTTGTGTATGAACAGGTCGAACTCGACCCGGCCCTGTCCGACGAGCTGTTCTCCCTGGGTCCGATTCCCGGAGTCCAGGAGGTGTGGATCGATCCGGGCAATGTGGAGCCGCGCCAAGGCCGGATCGACGGGCGCTAG
- a CDS encoding tetratricopeptide repeat protein produces MAQTRGDYDTALSRLARAVELDPDTALLRFRLAKLYVRMGKTEQALQHCRVVVEREPENLEAQMFLAGLLSSTRQEDEAAAVYEAVLERQPDNQEPYLYLGTLYAKQQRFEKALAVLLALVERYPRSLLGYYYLGQISAAAGQLDTAETYYKKALTLNQGSEMVMLDLALVYEMQERLGHARDMYQQALDFNPDSEQARKRLGRLFLEEKDLDGALEQFRELEKIQERIQADPQETRLRISLIYSEKGEYDRAVTELNLVLTAQPDNARARYFLGVIFTEAEEDDKAIDELLKIPTDTDYYADARLYLSHIYRRQKKLAQAIVEATHVLGVKQDNLEVLEYLAGLERENGNRPRAIQILERMISLAPTNDVYHFTLGAIYDEHKDKVRCVAHMQKAIDLNPENSAALNYLGYTWAEQGIRLDEAEDLIRRALQVEPDDGFYIDSLGWVYYQRGEYPEAVEYLERAVELVNDDPTITEHLGDAYEKVGRISDASRTYRAALDQATESDQHRRLRDKIDSLARPGRETRSSGLE; encoded by the coding sequence GTGGCCCAGACGCGGGGCGATTATGATACGGCGCTGAGCCGCCTGGCCCGCGCGGTCGAACTCGATCCCGATACGGCCCTGCTCCGCTTTCGCCTGGCCAAGCTGTACGTGCGGATGGGAAAGACCGAACAGGCCCTGCAACACTGCCGGGTCGTGGTCGAACGGGAGCCCGAGAATCTTGAGGCGCAGATGTTTTTGGCCGGTCTGCTGTCTTCGACGCGCCAGGAAGACGAGGCCGCAGCAGTCTACGAGGCCGTCCTCGAGCGGCAACCTGACAACCAAGAGCCCTATCTGTATCTGGGCACCCTGTACGCCAAGCAACAGCGCTTTGAAAAAGCCTTGGCGGTGCTGCTGGCACTGGTTGAGCGCTACCCGCGCTCGCTGCTGGGCTATTACTACCTGGGACAGATTTCGGCTGCGGCCGGCCAGCTCGACACGGCCGAAACCTACTACAAAAAGGCCCTGACACTGAACCAGGGCTCGGAAATGGTGATGCTCGACCTGGCCCTGGTGTACGAGATGCAGGAGCGGCTTGGTCACGCCCGCGACATGTATCAGCAGGCGCTCGACTTCAACCCTGACAGCGAGCAGGCGCGCAAACGCCTGGGACGCTTATTTCTTGAGGAAAAAGATCTCGACGGCGCCCTGGAGCAGTTTCGTGAGTTGGAAAAGATCCAGGAGCGGATTCAGGCCGACCCCCAGGAGACCCGGCTGCGCATCAGCCTGATCTACAGCGAGAAGGGCGAGTACGACCGGGCGGTCACCGAGCTGAATCTGGTCCTGACCGCCCAGCCCGACAACGCCCGGGCGCGCTACTTCCTGGGCGTCATCTTTACCGAGGCCGAGGAAGACGACAAAGCCATCGACGAGTTGCTCAAGATCCCGACCGATACCGACTACTACGCCGATGCGCGTCTGTATCTGAGCCATATCTACCGGCGCCAGAAGAAGCTGGCCCAGGCCATTGTTGAGGCCACCCACGTCCTGGGGGTGAAGCAGGATAACCTCGAGGTGCTGGAATATCTGGCCGGCCTGGAGCGAGAGAACGGCAATCGCCCCCGAGCGATCCAAATCCTCGAAAGAATGATTAGCCTGGCTCCCACCAACGACGTGTATCATTTTACGCTGGGAGCCATCTACGACGAGCACAAAGACAAAGTCCGCTGTGTCGCCCATATGCAGAAAGCGATTGACCTCAACCCGGAGAACTCCGCAGCGTTGAATTACCTGGGCTATACCTGGGCCGAGCAGGGTATTCGCCTTGATGAGGCCGAGGATCTCATTCGTCGGGCGTTGCAGGTCGAGCCCGACGACGGGTTTTATATCGACAGCCTGGGCTGGGTGTATTACCAGCGCGGGGAGTATCCTGAGGCCGTCGAGTATTTGGAGCGGGCCGTCGAGCTGGTCAACGATGATCCGACGATCACCGAGCACCTGGGCGATGCCTACGAGAAGGTCGGTCGGATCAGCGACGCGTCTCGCACGTATCGGGCAGCCCTGGACCAGGCGACCGAGAGCGATCAGCACCGGCGCCTGCGGGATAAAATTGACAGCTTGGCCCGGCCCGGTCGGGAGACGCGCTCCTCCGGGCTCGAATAG
- a CDS encoding nicotinate-nicotinamide nucleotide adenylyltransferase, whose amino-acid sequence MSQPSSSASQVSRAVYDLDRLFSLREAVTSLDPGAPPQVRVLASGPIRAYRRIGILCGSFNPLTLAHSQLAEQVCHTWQLDQVFLSLATRTVDKEQVTGLGLEDRLALLSLYAAGRPSMGVALVNRGLYVEQARAFRRLLGPDTELCFLTGMDKLVQILDPRYYQDRDASLRELFDLAGLIVANRGELDQAAFRRLLAQPDNRAFRPAIRFFGLSAAASALNDLSATAIRHALASGRSIDAHVPAETAAYLHETRAYQPPQLRAGEVIDAYAIRLALLRLLYSAQLRVDLRRLVQTALAASPHGRRFRQACAEPSTEVAVELLRTCLERPDLGAGGGSG is encoded by the coding sequence GTGAGCCAGCCATCCTCCAGCGCGTCCCAGGTCAGCCGAGCGGTGTATGACCTGGACCGTCTGTTTTCCCTGCGCGAGGCCGTCACCAGCCTGGATCCTGGCGCACCGCCCCAGGTGCGGGTGCTTGCGTCCGGGCCGATCCGCGCCTACCGCCGCATCGGTATTCTGTGCGGCTCGTTCAATCCCCTGACTCTGGCCCACAGCCAGCTGGCCGAACAGGTCTGTCACACCTGGCAACTCGACCAGGTGTTTCTGAGCCTGGCCACCCGCACCGTCGATAAAGAACAGGTGACCGGCCTGGGTCTTGAGGACCGCCTGGCCCTGCTGTCACTCTACGCCGCAGGCCGACCGTCGATGGGTGTGGCGCTGGTCAACCGCGGCTTATACGTCGAACAGGCCCGCGCCTTCCGCCGCCTGTTGGGACCGGACACCGAGCTGTGTTTCCTGACCGGCATGGACAAGCTGGTTCAGATCCTCGACCCCCGCTACTACCAGGACAGGGATGCGTCCCTGCGCGAACTGTTCGACTTAGCCGGTCTGATCGTTGCCAACCGGGGAGAGCTGGACCAGGCCGCGTTCCGCCGGCTGCTGGCCCAGCCGGACAATCGGGCCTTTCGTCCGGCCATCCGTTTCTTTGGGCTGTCCGCAGCGGCAAGCGCGCTCAACGACCTGTCGGCCACCGCCATTCGACACGCGCTGGCCAGCGGGCGCTCAATCGACGCCCACGTTCCTGCCGAAACGGCCGCCTACCTGCACGAAACGCGTGCCTACCAGCCCCCCCAGTTGCGGGCCGGAGAAGTCATAGACGCCTATGCCATTCGGCTGGCGCTGCTCCGGCTGCTGTACAGCGCCCAGCTCCGGGTCGATTTGCGGCGGCTGGTGCAGACGGCCCTGGCGGCAAGTCCACACGGACGGCGCTTCCGCCAGGCGTGTGCCGAACCGTCAACCGAGGTCGCCGTGGAGCTACTGCGCACGTGCCTTGAGCGGCCAGACCTCGGCGCCGGAGGTGGTTCGGGCTAG
- a CDS encoding deoxyhypusine synthase family protein translates to MSSQPVTDFLKHHFRHFNAASLIEAADAYKRHLDRGGKMLVAMAGAMSTAEIGLSLAEMIRQDCVHAISCTGANLEEDVFNLVAHNDYERVPHYRDLTPAQEADLIERHMNRVTDTCIPEDEAMRRVEVAILEVWLEAERRGERYFPHEYFYQILRSGALQASYQIDPKDSWLLAAMEKNLPIVVPGWEDSTTGNVFASHCMTGKLASTQTVRNGTEYMRFLAEWYEEVSQTSPIGFYQIGGGIAGDFPICVVPLLIQDLRRTQTPLWSYFCQVSDSTTSYGSYSGAVPNEKITWGKLGVETPRYIIESDASIVAPLMFAYVLGM, encoded by the coding sequence ATGAGCAGTCAGCCGGTGACCGACTTTCTCAAACACCACTTCCGTCATTTTAATGCGGCCAGCCTGATCGAGGCCGCAGACGCCTATAAGCGCCACCTCGACCGGGGCGGCAAGATGCTGGTGGCCATGGCCGGCGCCATGAGTACGGCGGAAATCGGTCTGTCGCTGGCCGAGATGATCCGCCAGGACTGCGTCCACGCCATATCCTGCACCGGGGCCAACCTCGAAGAAGATGTGTTTAACCTGGTCGCCCACAATGACTATGAACGCGTGCCCCACTACCGCGACCTCACTCCGGCTCAGGAAGCCGACCTCATCGAGCGGCATATGAATCGGGTCACCGACACCTGCATCCCTGAGGATGAGGCCATGCGGCGGGTAGAGGTGGCCATCCTTGAAGTGTGGCTGGAGGCCGAACGGCGGGGCGAGCGTTACTTTCCGCACGAATATTTTTATCAGATTCTCCGCTCCGGCGCGCTGCAAGCCTCCTACCAGATCGACCCCAAGGACTCGTGGCTGCTGGCCGCCATGGAGAAAAATCTGCCCATCGTCGTGCCGGGCTGGGAAGACTCGACGACCGGCAACGTATTCGCCAGCCACTGTATGACGGGCAAGCTCGCCAGCACCCAGACGGTCCGCAACGGCACCGAGTACATGCGCTTTCTGGCCGAGTGGTATGAGGAGGTGAGCCAAACCAGCCCGATTGGCTTCTATCAGATCGGCGGGGGCATTGCGGGCGACTTTCCGATCTGTGTCGTGCCGCTGCTCATCCAGGATCTGCGCCGCACCCAGACCCCGCTGTGGAGCTACTTCTGCCAGGTCAGCGATTCCACGACCAGCTATGGCTCGTACTCGGGGGCGGTGCCGAATGAAAAAATCACCTGGGGCAAACTCGGGGTGGAAACTCCGCGTTATATCATCGAGTCCGACGCGTCGATCGTGGCTCCGCTCATGTTTGCCTATGTGCTGGGAATGTAG